A genomic segment from Barrientosiimonas humi encodes:
- a CDS encoding alkaline phosphatase D family protein, with the protein MSEIDRRSLFAGALGVAGAGALSGGLLGARPAAAAPSLVRTGRPTLPQGVMSGDVTTNGGVVWARSDQPGRLVAEVRVGRARRVVRGPWATPDSDLTAKLDLRGLRPGTEHEVRLSFESGDGVQGETGVLRLPTAPTQRAGQSFVWTGDTCGQGWGINPDVGGMVGYRAMHATRPDFFIHSGDTIYADGPIEPTVTEPDGQVWRNLVIPEVTRVAETLADYRGRHRYNHLDTNLRAMYADVPVLAQWDDHETVNNWYPGEILDDPRYTEKRVDVLAARARQAWREWQPISDGAARGRRTPDGRNRIYRKVSRGKHLDVFCLDMRTYKSPNTAGLEAQRTSILGPEQTAWLVRELRRSNATWKVIAADLPIGLIVPDGKAQESISNADDGAPLGRELEIAHVLRELKRARVRNVLWVTADVHYCAAHHYDPSRAAFTDFDPFWELVAGPISAGGFGPNELDGTFGPEAVFVKHGTTNQSPRAGTAHFFGHVDIADDGLLTASLRDINGSVLWRRELQPS; encoded by the coding sequence ATGAGCGAGATCGATCGCAGGAGCCTGTTCGCCGGAGCACTGGGAGTCGCGGGGGCGGGGGCGCTGAGCGGCGGCCTGCTCGGCGCGCGACCCGCCGCGGCCGCGCCGTCCCTGGTGCGCACCGGTCGCCCGACCCTGCCCCAGGGCGTCATGTCGGGCGACGTCACCACCAACGGAGGTGTGGTGTGGGCGCGCTCCGACCAGCCCGGGCGCCTGGTCGCCGAGGTGCGCGTCGGCCGGGCGCGGCGCGTGGTGCGGGGGCCGTGGGCGACCCCCGACAGCGACCTCACCGCGAAGCTGGACCTGCGGGGACTGCGGCCCGGCACCGAGCACGAGGTGCGGTTGTCGTTCGAGTCCGGCGACGGCGTACAGGGGGAGACGGGGGTGCTGCGGCTCCCCACGGCGCCGACGCAGCGGGCCGGCCAGAGCTTCGTGTGGACCGGTGACACCTGCGGGCAGGGCTGGGGCATCAACCCCGACGTCGGGGGCATGGTCGGCTACCGCGCGATGCACGCCACCCGCCCCGACTTCTTCATCCACTCCGGCGACACGATCTACGCCGACGGCCCCATCGAGCCGACCGTCACCGAGCCCGACGGGCAGGTCTGGCGCAACCTGGTCATCCCCGAGGTCACCCGCGTGGCCGAGACGCTGGCGGACTACCGCGGGCGGCACCGCTACAACCATCTCGACACCAACCTGCGCGCGATGTACGCCGACGTGCCGGTGCTCGCGCAGTGGGACGACCACGAGACGGTCAACAACTGGTACCCCGGGGAGATCCTCGACGACCCGCGGTACACCGAGAAGCGGGTCGACGTGCTGGCCGCCCGGGCGCGGCAGGCGTGGCGCGAGTGGCAGCCGATCAGCGACGGTGCAGCACGCGGACGCAGGACGCCTGACGGCCGAAACCGCATCTACCGCAAGGTTTCTCGCGGCAAGCACCTCGACGTGTTCTGCCTCGACATGCGGACGTACAAGAGCCCCAACACCGCTGGTCTGGAGGCGCAGCGCACCTCGATCCTCGGACCGGAGCAGACCGCGTGGCTGGTGCGCGAGCTGCGCCGGTCGAACGCCACCTGGAAGGTGATCGCGGCCGACCTGCCCATCGGGCTCATCGTGCCCGACGGCAAGGCGCAGGAGTCGATCTCCAACGCCGACGACGGGGCGCCGCTGGGGCGCGAGCTGGAGATCGCCCACGTGCTGCGCGAGCTGAAGCGGGCCCGGGTGCGCAACGTGCTGTGGGTGACCGCCGACGTGCACTACTGCGCGGCGCACCACTACGACCCCTCGCGCGCCGCGTTCACCGACTTCGACCCGTTCTGGGAGCTGGTCGCCGGGCCGATCTCGGCCGGTGGCTTCGGTCCTAACGAGCTGGACGGGACGTTCGGGCCGGAGGCGGTGTTCGTCAAGCACGGCACGACCAACCAGTCACCGCGCGCCGGCACCGCGCACTTCTTCGGCCACGTCGACATCGCCGACGACGGGCTGCTCACCGCGTCGCTTCGCGACATCAACGGGAGCGTGCTGTGGCGGCGGGAGCTGCAGCCGAGCTGA
- a CDS encoding acyl-CoA dehydrogenase family protein, with protein MFELTKDHEEFRGVVRDFAEREIAPHIEQWDRDHHFPSHLVPQMGELGLFGLVVPEEFGGAGLDEGGFTYLCLAIEELGRVDQSVGITLSAGVGLGINPILTYGTDEQKQRFLPDLVAGRTLAGFGLTEPEAGSDAGATKTRATLADGQWTINGAKAFITNSGTDRTSVVTVTARTGEHADGKPEISAIMIPSGTTGFTVEPPYRKLGWHSSDTHGLTFESCVVPEENLLGERGAGFKQFLKTLDDGRIAISALSVGLAQACLEAASDYAKTRQAFGRPIGVNQGVSFQVSDLAVMVEAARLLTYKAAWLKDEHDAGRRSVAEVKQAAAIAKLYSTEAAVTATRIATQIFGGNGFMEEYPVARFYRDAKILEIGEGTSEVQRMVIARGLGLPA; from the coding sequence GTGTTCGAGCTGACCAAGGACCACGAGGAGTTCCGCGGCGTCGTGCGCGACTTCGCCGAGCGCGAGATCGCCCCGCACATCGAGCAGTGGGACCGCGACCACCACTTCCCCTCCCACCTCGTGCCGCAGATGGGCGAGCTGGGGCTGTTCGGTCTGGTCGTCCCCGAGGAGTTCGGCGGGGCCGGGCTCGACGAGGGCGGTTTCACCTACCTGTGCCTCGCGATCGAGGAGCTCGGTCGGGTCGACCAGTCGGTCGGCATCACGCTCTCGGCCGGGGTGGGGCTCGGGATCAACCCGATCCTGACGTACGGCACCGACGAGCAGAAGCAGCGCTTCCTCCCGGACCTGGTGGCCGGTCGCACGCTCGCGGGCTTCGGGCTCACCGAGCCCGAGGCGGGCTCCGACGCCGGCGCGACCAAGACTCGCGCGACGCTCGCCGACGGCCAGTGGACGATCAACGGCGCGAAGGCGTTCATCACCAACTCCGGCACCGACCGTACGTCCGTGGTCACCGTCACCGCGCGCACCGGCGAGCACGCCGACGGCAAGCCCGAGATCAGCGCCATCATGATTCCTTCTGGCACAACGGGATTCACGGTCGAGCCGCCCTACCGCAAGCTCGGCTGGCACTCCTCCGACACGCACGGGCTGACGTTCGAGAGCTGCGTCGTGCCCGAGGAGAACCTGCTGGGCGAGCGCGGCGCCGGGTTCAAGCAGTTCCTCAAGACGCTCGACGACGGCCGCATCGCGATCAGCGCGCTGTCCGTCGGGCTCGCGCAGGCCTGCCTCGAGGCCGCGAGCGACTACGCCAAGACGCGGCAGGCGTTCGGCCGGCCGATCGGGGTCAACCAGGGCGTCTCGTTCCAGGTGTCCGACCTCGCGGTCATGGTCGAGGCGGCGCGGCTGCTGACCTACAAGGCGGCCTGGCTCAAGGACGAGCACGACGCCGGCCGCCGCTCCGTCGCCGAGGTCAAGCAGGCCGCGGCCATCGCGAAGCTCTACTCGACCGAGGCCGCCGTCACCGCCACGCGCATCGCGACGCAGATCTTCGGCGGCAACGGCTTCATGGAGGAGTACCCCGTCGCCCGGTTCTATCGCGACGCGAAGATCCTGGAGATCGGTGAGGGCACCTCGGAGGTGCAGCGCATGGTGATCGCGCGCGGCTTGGGGCTGCCGGCATGA
- a CDS encoding acyl-CoA carboxylase subunit beta, producing the protein MSGEAREESRSSSGEALAEPRIETPGGDPRVADVRERLAGAYAASAAPSEKAKAKLDSQNKLFVRDRIALLFDEGSFVEDGRYANATAEGLPADGVVTGRGTVDGRAAIVIANDPSVKAGSWGSRTVEKIVRATEMALREELPVFWFVDSAGARITDQVEMFPGRRGAGRIFHNQVALSGKVPQICCLFGPSAAGGAYIPSFTDLIIMVEGNASMYLGSPRMAEMVVGEKVTLEEMGGARMHCTVSGVGDLLAEDDTEAIELAKLFFSYLPGTWHDETPTYVPEEPAAPLTSATVPEKESQPFDVHDVIDGLVDDDSFFEIKPLFAAELVVGFGRMEGRTVGIVANNSMVKGGVLFTDSADKAARFIWMCDAYSVPILYLADVPGFMIGSEVERGGIIRHGAKMVSAVSEATVPQFCIVLRKAYGAGLYAMGGPGFGPDATLALPTARIAVMGPEAAVNAVYANKIAAIEDEAEREAFVQRMREEYLEDVDLERLAADLVVDGIIEADELRGELLHRLRYAARRDRLFSTRRRSIPPV; encoded by the coding sequence ATGAGCGGCGAGGCGAGAGAGGAAAGTCGGTCGAGTAGCGGCGAGGCGCTAGCCGAGCCGCGTATCGAGACCCCCGGCGGCGACCCCCGCGTCGCCGACGTACGCGAGCGGCTGGCGGGTGCGTACGCCGCCTCGGCCGCGCCGAGCGAGAAGGCCAAGGCCAAGCTCGACAGCCAGAACAAGCTGTTCGTGCGCGACCGCATCGCGCTGCTGTTCGACGAGGGCAGCTTCGTGGAGGACGGGCGCTACGCCAACGCCACCGCCGAGGGGCTGCCGGCCGACGGGGTGGTGACCGGGCGCGGCACCGTCGACGGGCGCGCGGCGATCGTTATCGCGAACGACCCGTCGGTGAAGGCGGGGTCGTGGGGCTCGCGCACCGTCGAGAAGATCGTGCGCGCGACCGAGATGGCGCTGCGCGAGGAGCTGCCGGTCTTCTGGTTCGTCGACTCCGCCGGCGCGCGGATCACCGACCAGGTCGAGATGTTCCCGGGCCGCCGCGGCGCCGGGCGGATCTTCCACAACCAGGTCGCGCTGTCGGGCAAGGTGCCCCAGATCTGTTGTCTCTTCGGCCCGTCGGCGGCGGGCGGGGCGTACATCCCGAGCTTCACCGACCTGATCATCATGGTCGAGGGCAATGCGTCGATGTACCTCGGCAGCCCGCGCATGGCCGAGATGGTCGTCGGCGAGAAGGTCACGCTGGAGGAGATGGGCGGGGCGCGGATGCACTGCACCGTCAGCGGCGTCGGCGACCTGCTCGCCGAGGACGACACCGAGGCGATCGAGCTCGCGAAGCTGTTCTTCTCCTACCTGCCGGGCACGTGGCACGACGAGACCCCGACGTACGTCCCCGAGGAGCCGGCCGCGCCGCTCACCTCCGCGACCGTGCCGGAGAAGGAGTCGCAGCCGTTCGACGTGCACGACGTGATCGACGGACTGGTCGACGACGACAGCTTTTTCGAGATCAAGCCGCTGTTCGCCGCCGAGCTCGTCGTGGGCTTCGGGCGCATGGAGGGGCGCACGGTCGGCATCGTCGCGAACAACTCGATGGTCAAGGGCGGGGTGCTGTTCACCGACAGCGCCGACAAGGCCGCGCGGTTCATCTGGATGTGCGACGCCTACTCCGTCCCGATCCTCTACCTGGCGGACGTGCCGGGCTTCATGATCGGGTCCGAGGTCGAGCGCGGCGGGATCATCCGGCACGGCGCGAAGATGGTGTCGGCCGTGTCCGAGGCGACGGTGCCGCAGTTCTGCATCGTGCTCCGAAAGGCTTACGGCGCAGGCCTTTACGCGATGGGCGGCCCGGGTTTCGGCCCGGACGCGACGCTCGCGCTGCCGACCGCGCGCATCGCGGTGATGGGGCCCGAGGCCGCCGTCAACGCGGTCTACGCCAACAAGATCGCGGCGATCGAGGACGAGGCCGAGCGCGAGGCGTTCGTGCAGCGGATGCGCGAGGAGTACCTCGAGGACGTCGACCTGGAGCGGCTGGCCGCGGACCTGGTCGTGGACGGGATCATCGAGGCCGACGAGCTGCGCGGGGAGCTGCTGCACCGGTTGCGCTACGCCGCCCGCCGCGACCGCTTGTTCTCCACCCGCCGCAGGTCGATCCCGCCGGTGTGA
- a CDS encoding MerR family transcriptional regulator — protein MTSRAGAPPRTWSIAELADEFDVTHRTLRHYEQIGLLSPERRGTTRVFHRRDRTRLELILRGKRIGFDLEEIRRIIDMYDEQPGEEGQLRYLLEQVADRRAELERRRQDIDDSLAELATLERRCRADLRRLA, from the coding sequence ATGACAAGTCGAGCCGGGGCACCGCCGCGCACGTGGAGCATCGCCGAGCTGGCGGACGAGTTCGACGTCACGCACCGCACCCTGCGCCACTACGAGCAGATCGGCCTGCTCAGCCCCGAACGCCGAGGAACCACAAGGGTTTTCCACCGCCGCGACCGCACCCGGCTGGAGCTGATCCTGCGCGGGAAGCGCATCGGGTTCGACCTGGAGGAGATCCGCCGGATCATCGACATGTACGACGAGCAGCCCGGCGAGGAGGGACAGCTGCGCTACCTGCTGGAGCAGGTCGCCGACCGGCGCGCCGAGCTGGAGCGGCGGCGGCAGGACATCGACGACAGCCTCGCCGAGCTCGCCACGCTGGAGCGCCGCTGCCGCGCCGACCTGCGGCGACTCGCGTAG
- a CDS encoding VOC family protein, translating into MSQIEERPHLSGWIGTVLSASDARQLAYFYRDLLGWPLASDEPDWCTMQIPGARANLAFSSEENYAPPVWPNGPGEAHMQLHLDIGVRDLDAAVADAQRLGARFADFQPQDDVRVLLDPAGHPFCLYVDTD; encoded by the coding sequence ATGAGCCAGATCGAGGAACGACCCCACCTGTCCGGCTGGATCGGCACGGTGCTCAGCGCGTCCGACGCCCGGCAGCTGGCGTACTTCTATCGCGACCTGCTCGGCTGGCCGCTCGCGAGCGACGAGCCCGACTGGTGCACGATGCAGATCCCCGGCGCGCGGGCGAACCTGGCGTTCTCCAGCGAGGAGAACTACGCCCCGCCGGTGTGGCCGAACGGACCGGGGGAGGCGCACATGCAGCTGCACCTCGACATCGGCGTGCGTGACCTCGACGCCGCCGTCGCCGACGCGCAGCGTCTCGGCGCCCGGTTCGCCGACTTCCAGCCGCAGGACGACGTGCGGGTGCTGCTCGACCCAGCCGGCCACCCGTTCTGCCTGTACGTCGACACGGACTGA
- a CDS encoding Na+/H+ antiporter, with amino-acid sequence MSVALPLLLLVAAVVAVSAVARKVGLSAPLLLTGIGAIASFVPGMPVVEVDAELVLLGFLPPLLFAAASQTSLIDLRRDKVQILRLSVGLVLFTTFGVALVAWWLLPIDFAAAVALGAVVAPPDAVAATAVARRIGLPRRIVSILEGESLFNDATALVTLRTALAATASAVSVWSAGLDFLRASVGGALVGLVAFFLIARVRRHIKDTTTSVVLSFMSPWLAYLPAEEIHASGVIAAVVCGVLLAHKAPYLQTAQSRVAERANWASVQFVLENLVFLLIGLQAAAIFDHVDESGLSYGQVFVAALAVLATVILLRPVWIVGFALLARSRPGISSGLRLRESLVASWAGMRGVVTLAAAFTITAEEVPQRDVLIFVALVVTIGTLVIQGFTLGWVARRCGLHAPDPREDALQQAQLLQAAVGAGLHRLKEEVQQSTDQVDERVLMSLRATSERRANLAWERLGRSSAEGAESPTAAYRRLRLDMLDAERAKVLKWRDKGVMDHEVLGEVMQSIDVEESMISAIETRDAEARERILLTPENRRGGCVDLQEAPSTIDPLTHEDTCPECLREGLDPVQLRLCLTCGNVGCCDSSVGKHATKHHEATGHPVSRSFEPGEAWPAVTVQDTR; translated from the coding sequence ATGTCGGTCGCCCTGCCCCTCCTGCTGCTCGTCGCCGCCGTGGTCGCGGTGTCGGCCGTGGCCCGCAAGGTGGGGCTGTCGGCGCCGCTGCTGCTCACCGGGATCGGCGCGATCGCCTCGTTCGTGCCGGGCATGCCGGTGGTCGAGGTCGACGCCGAGCTGGTGCTGCTGGGCTTCCTGCCGCCGCTGCTGTTCGCCGCCGCGAGCCAGACCTCGCTCATCGACCTGCGGCGCGACAAGGTGCAGATCCTGCGGCTGTCGGTCGGGCTGGTGCTGTTCACGACGTTCGGCGTGGCGCTGGTGGCGTGGTGGCTGCTGCCGATCGACTTCGCGGCCGCGGTCGCGCTCGGGGCGGTCGTGGCGCCGCCCGACGCGGTCGCGGCGACGGCGGTGGCCCGGCGCATCGGGCTGCCGCGGCGCATCGTGTCGATCCTCGAGGGCGAGTCGCTGTTCAACGACGCGACCGCGCTGGTGACGCTGCGCACCGCGCTCGCCGCGACCGCCAGCGCGGTGTCGGTGTGGAGCGCCGGGCTGGACTTCCTGCGCGCCTCGGTCGGTGGCGCGCTGGTGGGGCTGGTCGCGTTCTTCCTGATCGCGCGCGTGCGTCGCCACATCAAGGACACGACCACGAGCGTGGTGCTGTCGTTCATGTCGCCGTGGCTGGCGTACCTGCCCGCGGAGGAGATCCACGCCTCCGGCGTCATCGCCGCGGTGGTGTGCGGGGTGCTGCTCGCGCACAAGGCGCCCTACCTGCAGACCGCGCAGTCGCGCGTCGCCGAGCGCGCCAACTGGGCCAGCGTGCAGTTCGTGCTGGAGAACCTGGTGTTCCTGCTCATCGGGCTGCAGGCCGCGGCGATCTTCGACCACGTCGACGAGAGCGGCCTGAGCTACGGCCAGGTGTTCGTCGCCGCGCTCGCCGTGCTCGCGACGGTGATACTGCTGCGGCCGGTCTGGATCGTGGGGTTCGCCCTGCTCGCGCGCTCGCGCCCCGGCATCAGCAGCGGGCTGCGCCTGCGCGAGTCGCTGGTCGCCAGCTGGGCCGGCATGCGCGGCGTGGTGACGCTCGCGGCGGCGTTCACCATCACCGCCGAGGAGGTGCCGCAGCGCGACGTGCTGATCTTCGTCGCGCTCGTCGTCACCATCGGCACGCTGGTGATCCAGGGGTTCACGCTCGGCTGGGTCGCGCGCCGCTGCGGGCTGCACGCGCCCGACCCGCGCGAGGACGCCCTGCAGCAGGCCCAGCTGCTGCAGGCCGCGGTGGGCGCCGGGCTGCACCGGCTGAAGGAGGAGGTCCAGCAGTCGACCGACCAGGTCGACGAGCGGGTGCTGATGTCGCTGCGCGCCACCTCCGAGCGGCGCGCCAACCTCGCCTGGGAGCGGCTCGGACGCTCCAGCGCCGAGGGGGCCGAGAGCCCGACCGCGGCCTACCGGCGGCTGCGGCTCGACATGCTCGACGCCGAGCGCGCCAAGGTGCTGAAGTGGCGTGACAAGGGCGTCATGGACCACGAGGTGCTCGGCGAGGTCATGCAGTCGATCGACGTGGAGGAGTCGATGATCAGCGCGATCGAGACCCGCGACGCCGAGGCCCGCGAGCGCATCCTGCTCACCCCGGAGAACCGCCGCGGCGGGTGCGTCGACCTGCAGGAGGCGCCCTCCACCATCGACCCGCTGACCCACGAGGACACCTGCCCCGAGTGCCTGCGCGAGGGCCTCGACCCGGTGCAGCTGCGGCTGTGCCTCACCTGCGGCAACGTCGGCTGCTGCGACTCCTCCGTCGGCAAGCACGCGACCAAGCACCACGAGGCCACCGGCCACCCGGTCAGCCGCTCGTTCGAGCCGGGTGAGGCGTGGCCCGCCGTGACTGTGCAGGACACGCGGTAG
- a CDS encoding S8 family serine peptidase: MTPTTPRTTRTLLATGAIALLAVASAPGAQAATNDPLYPKLWGLQMTGAEQVWPTTTGEGVTVAVVDTGVDFSQPDLQGRLLQGATFAGCPEGQKPCGNGDWKGVDGVGQDPDVHGTHVSGTVAAVRDNGIGVAGVAPDARILPVKVLEDGSGTNADVASGIRWAADRGAKVINLSLGGLPGTQLLSLVDPSVTQAISYARDKGALTVAAAGNTSTVLCNDPAFSSEAICVGAVDRNKNKAYYSELPVKLDLNSMAAPGGAGTGGDNDIWSTVPRGTGTDGGDYAPFAGTSMATPHVAGVAALLFGQGRSVDNVQASLLSTAVDPLLGTRGGYNPLYGRGIVDAVAAANAPR, from the coding sequence ATGACCCCCACCACGCCCCGCACCACCCGCACCCTCCTCGCCACCGGTGCGATCGCCCTGCTCGCGGTCGCCTCCGCCCCCGGCGCGCAGGCCGCGACCAACGACCCGCTCTACCCCAAGCTGTGGGGTCTGCAGATGACGGGCGCCGAGCAGGTATGGCCGACGACCACCGGTGAGGGGGTCACCGTCGCGGTCGTCGACACGGGCGTCGACTTCAGCCAGCCCGACCTGCAGGGGCGCCTGCTGCAGGGTGCGACGTTCGCCGGCTGCCCGGAGGGCCAGAAGCCGTGCGGCAACGGCGACTGGAAGGGCGTCGACGGCGTCGGGCAGGACCCCGACGTGCACGGCACCCACGTCTCCGGCACCGTCGCGGCCGTGCGCGACAACGGCATCGGGGTCGCGGGGGTCGCACCCGACGCGCGCATCCTGCCGGTGAAGGTGCTCGAGGACGGCAGCGGCACCAACGCCGACGTCGCCTCCGGCATCCGCTGGGCGGCCGACCGCGGCGCCAAGGTCATCAACCTCTCGCTCGGCGGTCTCCCCGGCACCCAGCTGCTCTCGCTCGTGGATCCTTCTGTGACACAAGCGATCTCGTACGCCCGTGACAAGGGCGCGTTGACCGTCGCCGCCGCCGGCAACACCTCGACGGTGCTCTGCAACGACCCGGCGTTCTCCAGCGAGGCGATCTGCGTGGGTGCGGTCGACCGCAACAAGAACAAGGCGTACTACTCCGAGCTGCCGGTCAAGCTCGACCTCAACTCGATGGCCGCTCCGGGGGGCGCGGGCACGGGTGGCGACAACGACATCTGGTCGACGGTCCCGCGCGGGACGGGCACCGACGGGGGCGACTACGCGCCGTTCGCCGGCACCTCGATGGCCACCCCGCACGTGGCTGGCGTCGCCGCGCTGCTGTTCGGCCAGGGGCGCAGCGTCGACAACGTGCAGGCGTCGCTGCTCAGCACGGCGGTCGACCCGCTGCTCGGCACGCGCGGCGGCTACAACCCGCTCTACGGCCGCGGCATCGTCGACGCCGTCGCCGCGGCGAACGCCCCGCGCTGA
- a CDS encoding response regulator, producing MTIRVLLADDHDAIRAGLRMILDAEPDLAVVGEAGDGAACVTNARALRPDVVLMDVRMPRVDGIAATEQIVRERLAQVLVLTTFGLDEYVSGAIAAGAAGYVLKTIDADALADAVRRVAAGEGVLAPEVTRQVLAAVAEQERRPAPAQVDLGGLTERERETLAGLGRGLSNVDLARELGVSEATVKTHVSRILTKLGCSSRVQAALIARDAGLA from the coding sequence ATGACGATCAGGGTGCTGCTGGCCGACGACCACGACGCGATCCGCGCGGGCCTGCGGATGATCCTCGACGCCGAGCCCGACCTCGCGGTGGTGGGCGAGGCCGGCGACGGCGCCGCGTGCGTGACGAACGCTCGCGCGCTGCGGCCCGACGTCGTGCTGATGGACGTGCGCATGCCGCGCGTCGACGGCATCGCCGCCACCGAGCAGATCGTGCGCGAGCGGCTCGCGCAGGTGCTCGTGCTCACGACGTTCGGGCTGGACGAGTACGTCAGCGGTGCCATCGCCGCGGGCGCGGCCGGCTACGTGCTCAAGACGATCGACGCCGACGCCCTGGCCGACGCCGTACGCCGGGTGGCGGCGGGGGAGGGCGTGCTCGCTCCCGAGGTGACCCGGCAGGTGCTGGCCGCCGTCGCGGAGCAGGAGCGGCGTCCGGCACCGGCCCAGGTCGACCTCGGCGGGCTGACCGAGCGGGAGCGCGAGACGCTCGCCGGGCTCGGGCGGGGGCTGTCGAACGTCGACCTCGCGCGTGAGCTGGGCGTGTCGGAGGCGACGGTCAAGACGCACGTGTCGCGCATCCTCACCAAGCTCGGCTGCAGCTCGCGGGTGCAGGCGGCGCTGATCGCGCGGGACGCCGGGCTGGCGTAG
- a CDS encoding Maf family protein has product MALPLVLASASPARLTTLRAAGVEPTVVVSDVDEPALVERAEHEFGDLGAEDVALLLARAKCEAVAATLGEEDVHPGLVLGCDSVLELDDEVHGKPADAAEAIARWQRMRGRSGVLHTGHWLIDDRDDGTGATIGAVASTTVHFADLDDAEIEAYVGTGEPLRVAGAFTIDGLGGAYVRGIEGDHHNVVGLSLPLLRELLADVGVAWRDLRG; this is encoded by the coding sequence ATGGCGCTCCCGCTCGTGCTGGCCTCGGCCTCCCCCGCCCGACTCACCACCCTGCGCGCCGCCGGGGTCGAGCCGACCGTGGTGGTCTCCGACGTCGACGAGCCGGCGCTGGTCGAGCGCGCGGAGCACGAGTTCGGCGACCTCGGGGCCGAGGACGTGGCGCTGCTGCTCGCGCGCGCCAAGTGCGAGGCGGTGGCCGCGACGCTCGGTGAGGAGGACGTACACCCCGGGCTGGTCCTCGGCTGCGACTCCGTGCTCGAGCTCGACGACGAGGTGCACGGCAAGCCCGCCGACGCGGCCGAGGCGATCGCGCGGTGGCAGCGGATGCGCGGGCGGTCCGGGGTGCTGCACACCGGGCACTGGCTGATCGACGACCGCGACGACGGCACCGGCGCGACCATCGGCGCGGTCGCCTCGACCACCGTGCACTTCGCCGATCTCGACGACGCCGAGATCGAGGCGTACGTCGGCACCGGCGAGCCGCTGCGCGTCGCCGGCGCGTTCACGATCGACGGACTCGGCGGGGCGTACGTCCGGGGCATCGAGGGCGACCACCACAACGTCGTCGGGCTGAGCCTGCCGCTGCTGCGGGAGCTGCTCGCCGACGTGGGCGTGGCCTGGCGCGACCTGCGGGGGTAG